Proteins found in one Lycium ferocissimum isolate CSIRO_LF1 chromosome 6, AGI_CSIRO_Lferr_CH_V1, whole genome shotgun sequence genomic segment:
- the LOC132060237 gene encoding glycine--tRNA ligase, mitochondrial 1-like, with protein sequence MRFVRALTTCALPVSRRGVISSTHFPRTCSFLKPYIAKALHCTISVTIMATEDSLRKSLSQKQSNIDLQGNAVRQLKSSGASKPEIEAAVKALNDLKLEKASIESQLQAALSGSGSSSGNRDAFRQAVVNTLERRLFFIPSFKIYRGVAGLYDYGPPGCSVKSNVLAFWRQHFVLEENMLEVDCPCVTPEVVLKASGHVEKFTDLMVKDEKTGTCYRADHLLKDYCKEKLEKDFSLSAEKAAELKHVLAVLDDLSSEQLGAKIKEYGITAPDTKNPLSDPYPFNLMFQTSIGPSGVSPGYMRPETAQGIFVNFKDLYYYNGNKLPFAAAQIGQAFRNEISPRQGLLRVREFTLAEIEHFVDPQDKSHPKFSDVAKLEFLMFPRDEQVSGQSAKKLQLGEAVSRGTVNNETLGYFIGRVYLFLTQLGIDKDRLRFRQHLANEMAHYAADCWDAEIESSYGWIECVGIADRSAYDLRAHSEKSSVALVAQEKFSEPREVEKLVITPIKKELGLAFKGNQRMVTEALEAMEEKVAMEMKADLESKGEVEFHVCTLGKNVTIKKSMVSISKEIKKEHQRVFTPSVIEPSFGIGRIIYCLYEHSFYTRPSKAGDEQQNVFRFPPLVAPIKCTVFPLVQNQQYEEVAKLISKSLTAAGISHKIDITGTSIGKRYARTDELGVPFAITVDSTSSVTVRERDSKDQVRVDVDKVASVVREVTDGLSSWADVLKMYPLHSSGTAEE encoded by the exons ATGCGTTTTGTTCGTGCTCTCACTACGTGCGCACTTCCCGTTAGCCGCCGCGGCGTAATCTCCAGTACTCATTTTCCCCGCACTTGTTCATTTCTAAAACCCTACATCGCCAAAGCTCTTCATTGCACCATTTCCGTTACAATAATGGCCACTGAAGACTCACTTCGCAAATCTCTTTCCCAAAAACAATCAAATATCGACCTCCAAGGCAACGCCGTTCGTCAATTAAAATCCTCAG GTGCTTCCAAGCCGGAAATTGAAGCTGCTGTTAAAGCTTTGAATGATTTGAAGCTTGAGAAAGCGTCTATTGAGAGCCAGCTCCAAGCCGCTTTATCCGGTTCTGGTTCGTCGTCCGGCAACCGAGATGCGTTCCGTCAGGCGGTTGTTAATACTCTAGAGCGACGGTTGTTTTTTATTCCGAGTTTTAAGATATATAGAGGTGTTGCTGGACTTTATGATTATGGTCCACCTGGTTGTTCTGTTAAGTCCAATGTACTTGCCTTCTGGCGTCAG CATTTTGTGTTGGAGGAGAACATGTTGGAAGTTGACTGTCCATGTGTGACCCCTGAGGTTGTCCTAAAGGCATCAGGTCACGTTGAGAAGTTCACTGATCTTATGGTTAAGGATGAGAAGACAGGAACATGTTATCGAGCTGATCATTTGCTCAAGGATTATTGTAAAGAAAAACTTGAGAAGGACTTTAGCCTCTCTGCAGAAAAAGCTGCAGAATTGAAGCACGTTCTTGCTGTCTTGGATGATCTCTCTTCTGAGCAGCTTGGTGCCAAGATAAAGGAATATGGTATAACTGCACCAGATACAAAGAATCCACTTTCTGATCCTTATCCATTCAATCTAATGTTTCAGACATCCATTGGTCCATCTGGCGTGAGTCCAGG GTATATGCGTCCTGAAACAGCGCAAGGCATATTTGtaaatttcaaagatttatACTATTATAATGGAAATAAGCTCCCTTTTGCTGCTGCTCAAATTGGTCAGGCTTTTAGAAATGAG ATATCTCCCCGACAAGGTCTTCTCAGAGTCCGTGAGTTCACTCTGGCAGAAATTGAACATTTTGTTGATCCCCAGGACAAATctcatccaaaattttcagatGTTGCAAAATTGGAGTTTCTAATGTTTCCTAGGGATGAACAAGTGTCTGGACAGTCTGCGAAGAAACTACAGCTTGGTGAAGCTGTTTCTCGA GGAACTGTCAATAATGAAACACTTGGATACTTTATTGGGAGAGTTTATCTTTTCCTAACACAACTTGGAATAGACAAAGACCGTCTGCGTTTCCGTCAGCATCTTGCAAATGAGATGGCTCACTACGCTGCAGATTGTTGGGATGCTGAAATTGAGAGTTCTTACGGTTGGATTGAATGTGTTGGGATTGCTGATAGATCTGCCTATGATTTGCGTGCCCATTCG GAAAAAAGCTCTGTAGCTCTTGTGGCTCAAGAGAAATTCTCAGAACCAAGAGAAGTAGAG AAACTGGTCATAACACCAATCAAGAAGGAGCTTGGACTTGCGTTCAAGGGAAACCAAAGAATGGTGACAGAAGCCTTGGAG GCAATGGAAGAAAAGGTAGCTATGGAGATGAAGGCTGATCTGGAATCCAAGGGGGAGGTAGAGTTCCATGTATGTACTCTTGGAAAGAATGTCACCATTAAGAAAAGCATGGTCTCTATTTCcaaggaaataaagaaagagcACCAGAGAGTGTTTACACCTTCTGTGATTGAGCCCTCGTTTGGAATTGGGCGGATAATATACTGTCTTTATGAGCATTCATTCTACACAAGGCCAAGTAAAGCTGGGGATGAGCAGCAAAATGTCTTCCGCTTCCCACCCCTTGTGGCTCCCATCAAATGCACTGTTTTTCCACTGGTTCAGAATCAACAATACGAAGAAGTTGCCAAGTTAATCTCAAAATCTCTGACTGCTGCTGGAATCTCACATAAGATTGATATAACAG GTACTTCCATAGGGAAAAGGTATGCAAGAACAGATGAACTTGGTGTTCCCTTTGCCATTACTGTCGATTCAACGTCGTCTGTGACAGTGCGAGAGAGGGATAGCAAAGATCAAGTCCGGGTGGACGTGGACAAGGTTGCATCAGTTGTGAGGGAAGTTACTGATGGATTGAGCTCTTGGGCAGATGTTTTGAAGATGTATCCTCTACATTCTTCAGGAACTGCAGAGGAGTGA
- the LOC132060970 gene encoding uncharacterized protein LOC132060970, with product MRNYIHLFGLSCIVNQLSQKQSPKNAQPSSSSLPLLNIRSSVRIRHDKWYIPSSYNLTQPQALYRRKVKEEILSNHIYLTSSVVLSYDRFYREISKLIGSWNVTYQDQRDSIVESTMRQVRSIAESNKGHRGALELSVDVKLVCHHVLDARILFPEEELLSQYGMVPASKSSMELLKKTKIDEENNKEECMVCLEELVKKEPDHEILSMPCSHMFHGECITKWLETSHYCPICRFEMPMDEEPMVEQTNN from the coding sequence ATGAGAAACTACATTCACTTGTTTGGTTTATCCTGCATCGTTAACCAACTCTCACAAAAACAATCACCAAAGAATGCTCaaccatcttcttcttctttacccCTTTTAAACATTAGATCTTCCGTACGCATTCGACATGATAAGTGGTATATACCATCTTCATATAACTTAACACAGCCACAAGCACTTTATCGTAGAAAAGTGAAAGAGGAAATCCTATCGAATCATATCTATCTCACCTCTTCAGTTGTCTTGTCCTACGACAGATTCTACCGTGAAATTTCAAAATTGATTGGGAGTTGGAACGTCACATATCAAGATCAACGTGACTCTATAGTGGAAAGTACAATGAGGCAGGTGCGTAGTATCGCTGAGTCTAACAAAGGTCATCGCGGAGCGTTGGAGTTATCTGTAGATGTAAAATTGGTATGCCACCATGTTCTTGATGCAAGGATTTTGTTTCCAGAAGAAGAGTTATTATCACAATATGGTATGGTGCCAGCTAGTAAGTCATCCATGGAGTTGTTAAAGAAGACGAAGATTGATGAAGAAAATAACAAGGAGGAATGTATGGTGTGTCTAGAAGAGCTTGTGAAGAAGGAACCTGATCATGAGATACTTAGCATGCCTTGTTCTCATATGTTTCATGGAGAGTGTATCACCAAGTGGTTAGAGACAAGCCATTATTGCCCTATTTGTCGCTTTGAGATGCCTATGGACGAAGAACCGATGGTCGAACAGACAAACaattaa
- the LOC132060236 gene encoding cytochrome b-c1 complex subunit Rieske, mitochondrial, whose translation MLRVISRKLSSSSSAVRSSSSFFTRTSFNGTDDKESPIRSPSPSLASLYLHHIRGFSSNSVSPAHQMGLVPDLPPTVAAIKNPSSKIVYDDSNHERYPPGDPSKRAFAYFVLTGGRFVYASLIRLLILKFVLSMSASKDVLALASLEVDLSSIEPGSTVTVKWRGKPVFIRRRTEDDIKLANSVDLGSLRDPQQDAERVKNPEWLVVVGVCTHLGCIPLPNAGDFGGWFCPCHGSHYDISGRIRKGPAPYNLEVPTYSFLEDNKMLIG comes from the exons ATGTTAAGAGTAATAAGTAGAaagctttcttcttcatcttcagcCGTTAGATCTTCATCAAGTTTCTTCACTAGAACCTCTTTCAACGGCACCGATGATAAGGAATCTCCAATCAGATCTCCTTCTCCTTCACTCGCATCTTTGTATCTCCATCATATCAGAG GTTTCTCATCTAATTCAGTTTCCCCCGCACATCAGATGGGTTTAGTCCCGGATCTCCCACCGACAGTGGCTGCTATTAAGAATCCCAGTTCAAAAATTGTATATGATGATTCCAACCATGAGCGTTACCCACCTGGTGATCCAAGCAAACGTGCTTTTGCTTACTTTGTCTTGACAGGAGGCAGGTTTGTCTATGCCTCATTGATTCGCCTCCTGATTCTTAAGTTTGTTCTTAGCATGTCTGCCAGTAAAGATGTCCTTGCACTTGCTTCTCTTGAGGTGGATCTTTCAAGCATTGAACCTGGGTCGACTGTTACTGTCAAGTGGCGTGGAAAGCCTGTTTTCATCAGACGCCGCACTGAAGACGACATCAAATTGGCGAACAGCGTTGATCTCGGCTCCCTTAGGGATCCGCAACAAGATGCTGAGAGGGTCAAAAATCCAGAATGGCTTGTGGTTGTTGGGGTATGTACTCATTTAGGGTGCATCCCTTTACCAAATGCTGGTGATTTTGGTGGTTGGTTTTGCCCATGCCATGGATCCCACTACGACATCTCTGGTAGGATTCGCAAAGGACCTGCACCGTACAATCTGGAGGTGCCTACCTACAGTTTCTTGGAGGATAACAAGATGCttattggttga